The DNA segment CTTTCTATAGAAATCACGAAGGAATGTCCCCTGTCCTGCCCGGGTTGCTACGCGTATCAACCGGAGCACCTCGGGGGCGCTTCCCTGACTTCGGTCTCGGATTTCAAGGGGGACGACCTGGTGGAGAGGGTGCTTGCCCTGGTCGCCGAGCGACGCCCCCTGGTCGTTTATTT comes from the Vicinamibacteria bacterium genome and includes:
- a CDS encoding radical SAM protein; amino-acid sequence: MEATDVVRAWGRILSGYPTALSIEITKECPLSCPGCYAYQPEHLGGASLTSVSDFKGDDLVERVLALVAERRPLVVY